In Cryptococcus deuterogattii R265 chromosome 4, complete sequence, a genomic segment contains:
- a CDS encoding ATP-dependent DNA helicase 2 subunit 2, producing the protein MSDRAGFTLSIFAIDVSPPMGQLKADPSGSGKVSKLSLAKEYVARQIQSKILSGRKTEVIGLVSFGGRTNNQAYNISLEEGMENELYRAVSSDVACQTAKPKALEVLMNLEEGKHAGNPVSALMVGLDMIQSWKITKQWSVDLTLITDGETAFEQNEYEEAIDRLEQLQVILRVVGIDFQPLSRAVDKSKSRNKRLSEKFWRVFTSTLQERLEQTSNPRLYPAVKVFDDTLEAARSPQVATVNGTLSAIDLHIGSLDVGQNEAIVIPVRYSKATAKASAPTFSKAWKPAMDLQMPMHAATDGISLSNPLISGLLNQSQSQGKNPPRTEEMAGMISAEVKQHHSYVIKKPEINASVNRISTQASNLEPPEQVEQADENENEEEDEEEYVDKEDVVKAWKFGSTWVPVPEKTFVTLATRKGIEVCGFFPVENIRRYHLIGEARYVWPDLLSPKAQIQFSALVEAMHDRKMCAVTRWVLKDGGEPTLGVCVPVIENKGTDEEARPNFLPYMYWLKLPFAEDERIFRFPSLATIKTNTGKILTEHPLLPTKEQSLLMDELVLGMDLDEYAREEKRKVQEDEKQDVDGRMDEQDQDVTWFKPWEAVNPVIHRIKEAIFHASLTPDLDEDPLGPPHPELTKYFETPAELAEKVKDVTERLKEILDIKKVPEKRKRRKAQKEELGEDEGFIDEDELFAESTETKPIIKLEPQSQTSSQPTTSTPIPDQNKPKSGRLISNGSPIDDFNRVIQVGDVFRKAIRDMNEVVKENVKSSFSRQNFAEAIDCLQLMRSTALGYEEVETYNDCIDSLEQTVKAKGFKHPDFWDYFKSAGKSVSKISEEEAEAAMEGSE; encoded by the exons ATGTCTGACAGAGCAGGCTtcaccctctccatctttgccaTCGATGTCTCACCTCCTATGGGCCAGCTCAAAGCCGATCCTTCTGGGTCAGGCAAGGTGTCCAAATTGAGTCTCGCCAAAGAGTATGTGGCGAGACAAATACAGTCAAAA ATATTAAGCGGAAGGAAGACGGAGGTCATCGGCCTTGTCAGCTTTGGGGGTC GCACAAACAACCAAGCATATAATATttctcttgaagaaggcatgGAAAATGAGCTATATAGAGCGGTGTCCTCAGATGTTGCTTGCCAAACTGCTAAGCCCAAAGCGTTGGAGGTACTGATGaaccttgaagaagggaagcaTGCCGGCAATC CTGTATCTGCCCTCATGGTGGGCTTAGACATGATACAATCCTGGAAGATCACAAAGCAATGGTCTGTTGACTTGACATTAATCACAGACG GAGAAACTGCGTTTGAACAGAATGAGTATGAGGAAGCTATTGACAGGCTAGAGCAGCTACAGGTCATCCTTCGTGTAGT TGGGATTGATTTTCAACCCCTTTCACGAGCAGTGGATAAAAGTAAATCCCGAAACAAA AGGCTCTCAGAGAAATTCTGGCGTGTCTTCACCTCTACTCTACAGGAACGTCTGGAGCAAACATCCAATCCCAGACTCTACCCTGCGGTGAAAGTCTTTGACGACACTTTGGAAGCAGCTCGTAGCCCACAGGTCGCCACTGTCAACGGCACCCTCAGTGCCATAGACCTACACATTGGCTCTTTGGATGTCGGCCAGAACGAAGCCATCGTTATCCCCGTCAGGTACAGCAAGGCTACCGCCAAAGCTTCAGCACCTACGTTCTCAAAAGCTTGGAAGCCAGCCATGGATTTGCAAATGCCCATGCATGCTGCAACCGATGGTATCTCATTATCAAATCCATTAATCTCTGGTCTGCTTAACCAGTCGCAGTCACAGGGCAAAAATCCACCCCGTACTGAAGAAATGGCGGGGATGATTTCGGCTGAAGTCAAGCAACATCACTCATATGTGATCAAAAAGCCGGAGATTAATGCCTCAGTCAATCGAATCAGCACTCAAGCAAGTAACTTGGAGCCTCCTGAACAGGTGGAACAGgcagatgagaatgaaaatgaggaagaagatgaagaagaatacgTCGATAAAGAAGATGTGGTCAAGGCATGGAAGTTCGGTTCTACTTGGGTTCCCGTGCCGGAAAAAACTTTTGTGACTCTGGCCACTCGTAAGGGTATTGAAGTGTGTGGATTTTTCCCCGTGGAAAAC ATACGAAGATACCATCTCATCGGTGAAGCACGATATGTCTGGCCTGATCTACTCTCTCCAAAAGCTCAAATCCAGTTTTCAGCCCTGGTTGAAGCAATGCATGATCGAAAAATGTGCGCTGTGACAAG ATGGGtcttgaaggatggaggcgAGCCAACTTTAGGTGTCTGTGTGCCAGTCATTGAAAATAAAGGAAccgatgaagaagcgaggCCCAACTTCTTGCCATACATGTACTGGCTGAAA CTGCCTTTTGCCGAAGACGAACGCATCTTCCGTTTCCCATCATTAGCCACCATTAAGACCAACACTGGCAAGATTTTAACAGAACACCCCCTTTTGCCTACGAAGGAACAAAGTCTTCTGATGGATGAGTTGGTTCTGGGTATGGACTTGGATGAATATgcaagagaggagaagagaaaggtccaggaggatgaaaagcAGGATGTGGACGGACGAATGGATGAGCAAGA TCAAGATGTTACTTGGTTCAAACCATGGGAGGCAGTAAATCCTGTCATTCATCGAATCAAAGAAGCTATATTTCACGCGTCCCTCACACCTGATCTTGACGAAGATCCCCTCGGACCGCCCCATCCTGAACTTACCAAGTATTTCGAAACGCCGGCAGAACTCGCTGAAAAAGTGAAAGACGTGACAGAGCGCTTGAAAGAGATTCTAGACATTAAGAAGGTCccagagaaaaggaagagacggAAGGCgcaaaaggaagaattaggtgaagatgaaggatt TatcgatgaggatgagctcTTCGCTGAATCGACTGAGACAAAGCCCATTATCAAGCTCGAGCCGCAGTCTCAAACGTCATCCCAGCCCACAACTTCTACCCCTATTCCAGATCAAAACAAGCCGAAGTCGGGAAGACTCATCAGTAACGGTAGTCCAATCGATGATTTCAACCGCGTGATCCAGGTCGGAGATGTTTTCCGCAAAGCTATTCGGGATATGAATGAAGTGGTAAAGGAGAATGTGAAGAGTAGTTTCTCAAGGCAAAACTTTGCTGAAGCAATCGATTGCTTGCAGCTGATGAGATCCACTGCTCTTGGATACGAGGAAGTGGAAACTTACAATGA CTGCATTGATTCTCTTGAGCAAACTGTCAAGGCCAAAGGTTTCAAGCATCCTGATTTCTGGGACT ATTTCAAGTCAGCCGGTAAATCTGTCAGTAAGAtttcggaagaagaggccgagGCGGCCATGGAGGGTTCTGAATAA
- a CDS encoding DNA-directed RNA polymerase I and III subunit RPAC2 — translation MSQPISKLDNPSTLLQSVSSNAVHEKITILPGHEPDYSACTFALWQEDHTLGNALRWIIMKDPEVEFCGYTAPHPSEPKIHLRIQMYENQSAVDCLRRALSNLRDLLNAVNDSYSSSLQNDDYLREDDYDVKAAVDETLRERGFAVEEDDRMDVS, via the exons ATGTCCCAACCCATCTCCAAGCTTGACAATCCCAGCACCCTTCTCCAATCCGTCTCCTCAAATGCCGTCCACGAAAAGATCACAATA TTACCAGGGCATGAACCCGATTACTCAGCTTGTACTTTTGCTCTCTGGCAAGAGGATCATACCCTTGGAAATGCTTTGCGATGGATTATCATGAAGGA CCCCGAGGTGGAGTTTTGTGGCTACACAGCTCCTCACCCTTCAGAACCTAAAATCCACCTGCGAATTCAGATGTACG AGAACCAATCCGCCGTGGACTGCTTACGGAGGGCACTCTCCAATTTGCGTGATCTTCTCAACGCTGTGAACGACTCTTATAGCTCCAGTTTACA AAATGACGATTACTTGCGGGAAGATGACTACGATGTGAAAGCGGCTGTGGATGAGACActgagggaaagagggttcgctgttgaggaagatgataggATGGACGTTTCATGA
- a CDS encoding DNA-directed RNA polymerase I subunit RPA49 yields MASSQKKPQKRKSDAADSLVHVSVGDSSRGSGPAFVNFPSIKPSKKIPFTMYTRDTATTADVTKQHTLIAGETEDVEFFSTNRDRSNNPEGVDCQYLPAVYDPSTRTVHVHPSAPLYLVAHRAKRLRTVPLTVPPDQAAKAQWRTQRNDLGEAFGTRKAKAQIKSEEKNRVDAGAMKDVKGHLMESIGELEEENDSVAPSEFIPTPNIDTADPTEVYTRESLITTQEWAAIDASRLLAIEDDKEKANALPYKRSSWLQYKSRAVANIKDKTARKTQMKYLYYLSCLLSFLDFSPRLSKTPVNKLASAFPQVPRQIIDGMLSRFAEPNGLKHNVTEKSKTKLLVWICLLYLILEGYSVEVAKVAKELKMESAKVATLYKQLGCNVKLASPAEREAQGITLAQANAARRAVLVAPVRFPKLKRRGPAKR; encoded by the exons aTGGCATCCTCCCAGAAAAAGCCACAAAAGCGCAAGTCTGATGCGGCAGATTCTCTTGTACACGTGTCTGTTGGCGACTCGTCTAGAGGCTCGGGCCCAGCTTTTG TCAACTTTCCCTCAATAAAGCCTTCCAAGAAAATCCCTTTCACAATGTATACCCGAGACACCGCTACCACTGCCGATGTGACGAAACAACACACACTCATTGCCGGTGAAACAGAAGACGTTGAGTTCTTCAGTACTAACAGGGACCGGTCGAACAACCCCGAAGGCGTAGACTGCCA ATATCTTCCTGCCGTCTATGACCCATCAACCCGGACAGTCCATGTACACCCTTCTGCTCCACTCTATCTTGTCGCTCACCGTGCTAAACGACTTCGTACCGTTCCCCTGACTGTTCCACCCGATCAAGCTGCCAAGGCTCAGTGGCGTACACAACGTAACGATCTTGGTGAGGCCTTCGGCACACGAAAAGCTAAGGCTCAGATTAAAAGCGAGGAGAAGAACAGAGTTGATGCTGGTGCTATGAAAGATGTTAAGGGCCACTTGATGGAAAGCATTGGAGAGCTCGAAGAGGAGAACGACTCAGTCGCTCCTAGCGAGTTCATCCCCACCCCTAACATCGACACTGCGGACCCTACCGAAGTCTACACTCGGGAGTCCTTAATCACCACACAAGAATGGGCTGCGATTGATGCTTCACGCTTGTTGGCTATCGAGGACGATAAAGAGAAAGCGAATGCTCTTCCTTACAAAAGAAGCTCCTGGCTCCAGTATAAAAGTAGGGCAGTGGCTAACATTAAGGATAAGACTGCTCGAAAGACTCAAAT GAAATATCTGTACTACCTTTCCTGTCTTTTATCGTTCCTTGATTTCAGCCCTCGTCTCTCCAAAACACCGGTTAACAAACTCGCCTCTGCTTTCCCCCAAGTTCCCCGCCAAATCATCGACGGCATGCTTAGTCGCTTTGCCGAGCCTAACGGTCTCAAGCACAATGTGACAGAAAAATCTAAGACCAAGCTTCTCGTGTGGATTTGTTTGTTGTATCTGATTCTCGAAGGCTACTCGGTTGAGGTTGCAAAGGTTGCAAAGGaattgaagatggagtCTGCCAA GGTTGCTACTCTCTACAAACAGCTCGGTTGTAACGTTAAGCTTGCTTCTCCTGCCGAACGTGAAGCACAGGGTATCACTCTCGCTCAGGCTAATGCGGCTCGTCGTGCCGTTCTCGTTGCCCCTGTTAGATTCCCTAAGCTCAAGCGACGCGGCCCTGCCAAGCGCTGA